A stretch of DNA from Agelaius phoeniceus isolate bAgePho1 chromosome 4, bAgePho1.hap1, whole genome shotgun sequence:
CACATGCTCCCTGCCTCTGTAGCCAGCTGATGGACCCTCTCCAGACTCCTCCACATCCTTTTTGGACTGGGTGGGGGACCCCCAGAACTGAACCACTATTCCAGGTGCAATCTCACCAGTGCCAAGGAGTAATGAATGGGTGATAActtccctgcacctgctggTCTTGTTCCTCCCAGTATTAGCTCCCAACAGAGTATGTGATTTGCCTTACAGGAAGAGCACTCAACATATGGGCTTATATTCAACTTGGCATCTGCCATAACCTGCAGGTTGCAGAAAGGCTGAAACTCAGCCCTTCACCTCCCAGCCATAGGGTGGCTCCAGCCAGGTGCCAAGCTCTGCACCCCACCCTGTTGAACTCTATGAGGCTTCTTCTAACCCATCCTCTCATCCCTTGAGGTCCCTTGGCTTCAAAGCATTTGGAATATCCTCTACAATAtgtaaaaaattacaaaatgcaAGTGATATTTTATGTCCTTTGGTCACAAAGGAACTTTAATGCTGTTACTCTGCTTCTGGCTGCATTTTTCTCTAATTGTGTCTGTTCTCATTTAGTCCATAGCTTTCCTGAGCTGAAGTCCTGCCATCAGCCTCTCCttggctgctggcagcactaGGAGAGGGATCCTGTGACTACAAGGTTTATTGCCAGTCTTGTTTGCTCCCAATGCCCACCACGGGCCCTGCTGTCTTTGCATTAATGGCAAAGAAGATATGAGTGTGTCTAGTTCCTTTTTCAGCTAACTGCTTCTCCATCTTAAATTTTTGAGATTGATAAACTGGTCTGTGTGTCAAAAGCTGGATGCTGTTGCAGCTAGTCCCACACCTTCCTTACTTTCCCTAAAAAGAATTATATTTAGTATGGAAATACTAGTGTATATAGTGCACAGCACAGTTTATTGGATAAAAGTTGTGCATTAGCTGCAAGTAAGCTGGGGACCTAAACCAAAGACTATTCATACATATAAGAGGCTTTGATTGTTGCATTATGCCTACCTTTTGATTAAGTTAAGGACTGACTATTTGGCTCTGAATTCAGAAGTTTGCTTAAGCACGTGAATGATCCCATTGAAAGCAATAGGACTAGCTGTGGACTTTAAGACAGTGTCTGGATCGGTCATTGGTCCTAAATCAGACTTGTTGCTCTAAGTTTCCCAATGCTGCCATCTACAGATTAAGCTGACTACAGCTTTCAGGCAGGCAATTAAATGGTTATGAAAATTATAGATTGCACACAGTCTACCCTGGTAGAGCTCTAAATTAGCTCTAAATGTACATGTCTAAACAGATAAGCCTAAAATCCTACCTTCAATATTTctcaaatatttccaaggatAGTTCTATATATTAACTGCTGAATGTCCACCTCTGGAAGGCAGCACAAAAATGGCAGGAATCGGTTAATTCAAATTAATTTGCTCAAAACTCACTGGTTTCTTCAGAGCGGGCATAAAACACAGCAGGCTTTGCAAGCTCTGGCCCTTCTAAATAATTTTCACAGGGAAAATTCAGGGGTAAATTCAGGAAAAACATGAAGGGCTTTAGATGAGATGTAGAGAGGgtaaaaagaattaatttacTTAAGAAGAACACATAGGAAATCAAGGAAAAGCAACAGTTCAGAATGGAACGACAGCTATAAGAACAAAGAGGAGACAACAAGGAGGGACAAGAAATGATCCTCACTTAGATAGATGTGCCCAATTAAAAATACTAAATTATAAGAGCATCTTCTCATGAAAAGTGTTTTGCTACACAGCACTCTAAAAAACAATTCTTGCCCCAAACATTTCTGCCAAAGTGTGAAATAATGGGCaaagattaaaattaaaaaactgGCAAGTAGGTAAAATAAGCTAGAAAATATgaataagaaaaagcatttcttttaaagCCTGATATGGCTTTAAAACAGCTTCCTggttttctgtttatttaagaGAATTGCAAGTTGTCAAATACACACTTCTGTCTGTGCAGTGtgactttttttctgaatgcaGTAACACATTTGGAACAGCTGCACTGCAATATTGCAACATCTTCCATCTATTCAGCTTACAGATGACCACCCATGATTTGAGACCTCTATCCCAGCCCCCAAGATCTTTGCCATCCCCAAAAACTCATCTTCCTGTTTCTGAAACCCAAGGTGGTTTAAAGTAAAGCCCAGCTGTTTCCTAAGCCCTTGTCATCATTtctgcaggggacagcagccTTGGTAGTGGATAAGTAGATAGATAACATTAATTCTTTagtttttctctttatttccatCCTTTGAAACTATACCTGGGACCAGAATgtgagaaaataagaaaagtcTGGCACAAACATTTTCAGGTTTCTTCAGCATTGACTCtacacaggcacagccacagtACATACCCTCAGTAACTGCCCTAAGGGCAAGGAGAGGGTCCTGTGCAGCACTAAAGCTCACTGCCCCAGGTAAGGCACACAGCTCACTTGGCACTTCTCATGCTTCTCCTCCTGTAGCTGGATTTTTTCACCTTCCACTCTCCCCTGCTCATGGCCCTTgtgtttcctctgctgctggctgtgttgCTAAGCAGCCCAGCCACAGGCATGGCTCTGAGcctgcactgcagcagggctgcagcagaggcCTCTCCCCCAACCCTACAACAACTTCCACCAAGAGGCAGAAGATGATGCTGTTGCAGAGGACAATGACACATACCAGACCTTTTCCTAGCCATGGTTTTCACCTCCCTGCTAACAGAAACTGAAGGCACTGATATTTAGAATTGGAGTATCCTGAGGTTTAGCAAATCCTTAGACTTCAAATTAAAATGTGTTGCAACCCTTTGCCAGCTTCAGCTATCAGGCAATTATACGAGCAGTAACAAGGCCCAATACAAAACAACATCAGCCCACACAGAGCTTTAATAAAAGCTTGACTTACCCTTCTAAAAAGCCCTGTGACCGTCTACAAGTCTGTTACCCAGCACTGTATAAAATGGTTGCCAGGGATGACTGGGACATTAGAATAAAGACCCAAGTTTAAGGGTGTTTTATCCCTGCCTACAGCTACCTGAAAtatcagcagggagctgcaagaTGAGCAAACAGCAACTAGACTCAGGTAAAAATAGTTTCCACAGGTCATGGTTCATGCCAAAGAACATGTATTATAGATAGATTTCATCTCTTTAGCTTGAATCCAAAATTTCAACCTGCTATTAGAAATTTATGTAGTGTGGGTTTCTCCTTTTTAGGTCATTTTGGATGGGACAGATAAGTACAGCCTCTTTAAAGGTCTTCATAACAGAATCACAAGTTAGTAAGCACATGACCTATCACAGGATTGTGTTCTGCCTCAGCCAGCAGGTTTGGTTTAGCTACAGGTAGGGAAAATACCTGTTTTAATACTGTCTCCTATAAGGAAACATAACACCAACCAACTCAGTGGGTATTCTGTGCCTTGTAGCACTAATACAGACCACATTAAGGTGACTTTTGAACCGTAATTTATCACACCTTACCCTTCCAAACTAAATGTATTCAGAGTGGCAGATTGCAGCTTATTAGTTTCAGACTGGACATTACGAAAAGAATTACTGGAAGGGTAGTGCAGCATGCAGCACTGCAACATTATACAGACCAGTGTCTCTCCATCCTTGAAAGCCTCCAAGAcactagaaaaagaaattgCCCTGCTACCCTGAGGTTAACTTAACTGTTTGCTCAAAGGAGAGCTTTGAGGGGATTTTGAAAAGAGGACTTAGAGCAGATGCCGCACAACTCCTTTTGGAGAAAATTAGTCAGCACTTCAGTCCATTTAGTCTTCCAGCAGAACATTTTATTCTCATTAAGGACAAGGAAATATCAACCAACAACTCAAATAACATAACACAGATCAAACAAGCCCTGTTAAGCATTTTCTACTTAACATGTGAAAAAAGAGTCTAAAGATACCTGATGTGTCCAAACCGTTCACATTAAAACTTGAGCTCATCCTTTAGCATAAGCTCAGCTGATGTTGCATCTGTGTATAGCAAAAGGTGGAAATAATTTAAGATACCAGAACAGCTGTGTTTAACAAGTACTGAAGCACTGGAGTTTAAACTGCATTTACTGGTGTGCTATTAAACTGCTTTCCTTGCATCTCTTCAGAGTCTTAGGCAGACTTGCAGAAAGCCACAGCAGAAAAACGAACTTCTCCTTTTTCACGTTCTGTAAATTGTCTGCAGATCTTAGCAGAATCCTTGGGGATGAAAAAATACAGCTGCTTAGACTAACCAAATACATTTCCTGCAGAGAACAAGCCTTTGCAGTTCCTCTCTGAGTCCCACAAACTAAGTTACATAATCTTATAGCACCAGCTAATAAATACACTGAACAGGTATCTAGCTCTTAGGGACAATACCTTTAGTAGTCATAAACGTGACAGATTTAAGCTAAGCACAGACTTGTACAGCAAGTAGGTACAGCCACTATATACTGCATGCAGAATTCTCACTTCTTTATTAGGCTTTTTATAAGCCTTGTTTTCAGGGAAACAAGCAGCAAGGGAGAAGACTTACCTTCAACAGCAAGTCATCAGAGCTCGTGCCATGGTTTACAGGAAATGGCATACGGCCATCTGTAAAAGAAATACTTCTGAATTAGCAGAACTGAGCATAGCAGACCCAAACAAGTACACATATGATGACACTGGGGATGTCAAAACAAATTGTCACTAGTCTGAGTGAGATGGAAACAGTGTTCTCAGCTACACCAGTGACAATATGCTTTAGGCCTTCAGTGTAACCCACCATCAGTTAAAATCTTCAGATGAAGATACAAATTGTGTTTTGGCACTGAGGGTCTCAGCAAATAGCTTAATTATCACAAAATATCTTGTTTGAGCCCCCAACACTGCTGTGCAGTGTGGCATAAGCCCAGTTCAAACACAGTTCATAGGCCTTACCCAATTCATACAGGTGTCCATCCACGTTGACAAAAAGGATGAAATGGAAGTTCACACTCTTGTCCTCAACCTTAGGAAACACCATCAGACATATTTGTTAGTTTGAAGCTAGTACTGCAAACCCAATTTGTGACTACAGAACAGAGGAAACTTGAACAAGAAAGCCAAGGACTGAAAACTTCAGTTCAGTGGGAGAGGTCTGTGGCAAGACTTCTACAAGGTCAAGCACCAGAAATCCTAatgtaaaattatattttacaaCTGGGCCTTGATCCACATTCTCAATCCATGTTTGAGGAAGAAATCCCAAACAAGCATTCACCCATGAGTAACTTATTTCTCTTTCCCCAGGAACTATAACAGCTGACAGACAAAAAAATAAGTGTTGCTCTGCCACCTTCATTAAACATTTTCCCAAGATTTTACACATTCACATCTTACCCGACATTGTCCTTCTTGTGCAACAGAATTGTGGACTTCTTGTATAGCCTTAAGAGAAAGCAGGTACAGGTTACTACATCTTTAAGTGCTGATAACTGTCAGTAGTTTGTATAGTTCATATACCTTATTATTTGCCAAATGCTTAGCTCTTTCTTCAGGAGACAAATCAGCTGTTTCATCAAGAAACTTCTTCAGGGCAGACCCCTCCTCTGCACAAGATGATCAAACATTTCATTCAGTATAGGTAAAACCTCAGTCATAGTTTAGATGCAGCCCACAGAAATCAATGCTTTTTGCACTAACTACCAGTCGTTGCATTCAGCCTGTAACTATCTCCAATATAAGCACATTATAACTACCACTATTAAGCTATTAACACAGAAGATATTAGTAACAATCTACACAAACAACCAGGATTGTTTCAGGGAAGAGTGCTTCAGTTAACTCTAGATGCtcatttagaaaaataattttcaaatggGATTCAGCTTTTCTGATTTCCCCACTGCACATTTGGCAGAAATGTTCAGCCCTGTTTTGAAGAAATTCAAGAAAGGTACCAGCTGTAAGGACACATAACTAACAGAATATGGGTAGACAAAATTGTCTCACTGCCTTTAAATGAAGGCAGCACTTGCTAACTTTGGTTTGCCAGAATATAAATTAGTGCAGTACTAAGATACACTAACGTCTAGCACATAAAAGATATGCTGCATCATTGCTTCACTCATCAAGAGTGTTATTCCAGTGAATCCTTTTGAAGAACAAAGCAAAACTATGTTTAAATGTTCCCTATGACTTCCACATGTTTTCCTTTGTATAAAAAAGAATCCCACACCACAGAATGGGTCTGAGTTCTCTTAGAATAATGGTAGTTGTATTTTGCAGATCTAGTCTCTGAACAACAAAAGAATCTTTTTCTATAGTAAAGAAACCATCCAAACTATTACCTTGATAGGAAAAATCTCCTTACAAACCTTTATCTATACAACTTGtccagcaaaaagaaaaataaaaatgttttagaCTGATTTACAGGCTACTCTGAGCACATTGATTTACACTAGACAAAAGCAGCATGAAGAACTCCATCTCATCTATTGACATCAAGCTTAATGTCAATAACTGCTTCTGAACACAGCACTTCTTAATTACAGACAGACTTTGGTCAGAGCTGCTAAGTGCCCTTTTCCTCTTGCATTGCTTACTAGGACAATATCTCTGCAGCTAGCAGACAGGAGTCAAAGCACATTCCCTTCTGTGTTTCAGGCAGTCCACATGCCCCTCTCCAAGAGCTGGAAGACCCACTTACCAACTGAAACATTACAGGATGCCTTAACCTGGCTTGCCTGAAAGACAGCTGTCCCAATAGCCCATACCCATTCAATCTGCTGTCAAAAATAGAAATTCAAGCACTTCAGAACATTCATACTCACCAAGTTTCAATTTGTCTTTGTTATTAGCAACTGCATGTATCAGACCAATCGTCCCACAGGAGTTACTGACAGTCTGCTTCAGGAAATACACTTTAGAACTGATCTCCTGGTCCTTTATTTTCTCAGTCTGTTGCTTCCTGAAGTTTTCATGCTGTAAACACATAACTAGTTTAGGCATTTCATCACAGTCCTATCCTTGTATAGTGCACTGGAAAAATAAGTTGTTGTGCAGGAGAATCAGTATCAGGACTGGACAGAGATTTATTCAGAAAGTCATCTTTGTGGCACCAGTAAAGCACCATATGCCTAAACTGGATTCAGGCCAACACTTAATGGACTGACTACCTGCATGATTCAGTCATATCCAAAGGCACTGTTCTTATCTTCTCCATCTGTGCCATACACTGGAAATAGCTTGGTGGGAAATAATATAATGGATAGGCTCTTTTATATCCTCTCTCAGTTGCTTCAGTCCACTGAACAAGGCTACTCAGCATGTCTCTACAATAGGCCTTTTAGAATTGCCCTCATGAGCCCCTCCCCATCAGAACAATGTATAAACTGCAAAATCCATTGCTATTGGAAAGTTATAATCCTTCTTTTTAAGAACCTGTTAACTGAATTTGATTTCATCTCATTCACTTCCTTAGCATCAAACCAATTGATTATATTAAAGAAGTAATGTAGGCCTCTCCAGATCCAATGATTCAGCACAGTAATGGAATTGCTATCCCTCACAGTCAAGATCACGcatggttttttcccctcagtctGATATACAAAGCAAAATCTCACAGGAACACCGCGATGGAATGAGAGCCCTTGTTTGGTTGCCCAGCTCAGCCGAGGCCATTTGGAGGCGGGGACCAAGCACAACACCGTGCCAGTGCCAAGCGCCATCCACGCCCAACCATCTGATGCTTGGGGGATGGCAGCCGCACTCCAGACAGCAGCCAGCGCTACCCTGCCGGCAGGGGACACGTACCTGCTCCGTGAGCGGGAACAGCAGGAGCAGCGCGCACGCCGGGGTCGGCACGGCGCGCAGCGCCTCATCCTCGAAGCCCAGCACATCCACGAAGCGCCAGCCAGGACCCACCCCGAGGCGGGACAGCACCTGCACGGGGCACAGAGAGCGGGTGGCCCGGCCGCGCCACGCCCGTCCCCGCGGGGCGCGcccgccccagccccgccgcgcCCGGTGACACAGCACAACGCGCGGGCCCGCCGCGCCACCTGCCGGCCCCGAGCGCGCACGGCCCCCGCGCCGCTCCGCAGGTGCGGCCGCGCCCCGCGAGCGGAGCCGCTCAGCGCCCCGGCGGGGCGGGATGCCGGGGGACGGAGGGAGGCGCCGCTCCGTGCCCCGGCGGGGCGGGATGCCGGGGGACGGAGGGAGGCGCCGCTCCGTGCCCCGGCGGGGCGGGATGCCGGGGGACGGAGGGAGGCGCCGCTCCGCAGGTGCGGCCGCGCCCCGCGCAGCGGTACCGCCACCACGGCTGGCGCTCCCCGGCAGGGCGGGATGccgagggatggagggggaagGGCCGGCGCCCTCTCGCCCGCGGCGCTCCTCCGGCGGCGGCAACTCACTTTGTTCAGCATCTGGAAGACAATGCGGGGTGGGGGAAAGCGTGAGTGCGGGTGAGAGACGGCGTCCCACCAcccgccccgcagccccagc
This window harbors:
- the UCHL1 gene encoding ubiquitin carboxyl-terminal hydrolase isozyme L1; the encoded protein is MAWQPMEINPEMLNKVLSRLGVGPGWRFVDVLGFEDEALRAVPTPACALLLLFPLTEQHENFRKQQTEKIKDQEISSKVYFLKQTVSNSCGTIGLIHAVANNKDKLKLEEGSALKKFLDETADLSPEERAKHLANNKAIQEVHNSVAQEGQCRVEDKSVNFHFILFVNVDGHLYELDGRMPFPVNHGTSSDDLLLKDSAKICRQFTEREKGEVRFSAVAFCKSA